In the Deltaproteobacteria bacterium genome, one interval contains:
- the rseP gene encoding RIP metalloprotease RseP codes for MVSILSVIVLLGVLIFVHELGHFLTAKFAGVGVLKFSLGFGPRIIGKKVGETEYLLSLVPLGGYVKLLGESEDDDLSEADQARSFLVQPVWKRMLIVATGPIFNFLLALVIFTLVHIWGLPVLLPTIGNVQEGSAALRAGLLKADTITAIDGRQIGRWTDMAEAINGSGGKILNLTIKRGEKTQSVSLTPTLFKVKDIFGEEVNSYKIGISPSLETKIERLNPFSALVEGAKQTWVVTKLTLLSVVKIFQGVISPKTLGGPIMIAQLAGAQVREGLIPFLLFMALLSINLAVLNLLPIPILDGGHLFFYLIEAITGREINLKWRERAQQVGFALLIVLMVFVLVMDLDRLNIKFLQDISQDIGKMFSR; via the coding sequence TTGGTAAGTATTTTGTCGGTTATTGTGCTTTTGGGCGTACTTATTTTCGTACATGAGCTGGGCCATTTTCTGACGGCTAAATTTGCCGGGGTGGGCGTCCTGAAATTTTCCCTGGGCTTCGGCCCGCGTATCATCGGCAAGAAAGTCGGTGAGACGGAGTATCTCCTTTCCCTCGTACCTTTGGGCGGCTACGTTAAGCTCCTGGGTGAATCGGAAGACGACGATTTATCCGAGGCCGATCAAGCAAGGTCCTTCCTGGTGCAGCCAGTATGGAAAAGGATGCTGATTGTCGCGACCGGACCGATATTTAATTTTTTGCTGGCGCTGGTAATCTTTACTCTTGTTCATATTTGGGGTTTACCGGTATTGCTGCCGACGATAGGCAACGTTCAGGAAGGTTCTGCTGCCTTGAGGGCAGGTCTGCTGAAGGCGGACACAATTACGGCGATTGACGGCCGGCAGATAGGGCGCTGGACGGACATGGCCGAGGCGATCAATGGCAGCGGCGGTAAGATCCTTAATTTAACGATAAAACGAGGCGAAAAAACGCAAAGTGTCTCACTGACGCCCACCCTGTTCAAGGTAAAGGACATTTTCGGTGAAGAGGTCAATTCCTACAAGATCGGCATCTCACCGTCATTAGAAACAAAAATTGAGCGCCTGAACCCCTTTTCAGCATTAGTCGAGGGTGCAAAACAGACTTGGGTGGTTACCAAGCTCACCTTGCTGAGCGTAGTCAAGATCTTTCAGGGGGTCATTTCCCCGAAGACCCTGGGCGGGCCGATTATGATCGCCCAATTGGCAGGCGCCCAGGTCAGGGAAGGCCTGATACCTTTTCTTCTCTTTATGGCGCTGCTCAGTATCAACCTCGCCGTGCTGAATCTCTTGCCCATACCAATTCTGGATGGCGGCCACCTGTTTTTTTACCTGATCGAGGCCATAACGGGCCGGGAAATCAATCTTAAGTGGCGGGAAAGGGCGCAGCAGGTAGGGTTTGCGCTGCTGATTGTTTTGATGGTATTCGTGCTGGTAATGGATTTGGACCGGCTGAATATAAAATTCCTTCAGGACATCAGCCAGGACATCGGCAAAATGTTTTCCAGGTAA
- the tsaB gene encoding tRNA (adenosine(37)-N6)-threonylcarbamoyltransferase complex dimerization subunit type 1 TsaB — protein MLILALDTTGATLSVALLEDQTIRAEVFVNTGDNHSLHLLTAIKHVYDLVGASPETTDLFVCTLGPGSFTGVRIGVATIKGLAMATGKPVVGFSTLLALSANIGSFTGRICPILDAQRKQVYAAIYKLDGNFIPQLMHEERLTDLEALISQVKDEGRVLFLGSGAVKYADLINRMLPEAIIAPVQFSHVRASMVGLLGFRKFHEGYSLDVLTFTPRYLRLSEAERKFLMAESSGNMEVDKS, from the coding sequence ATGCTGATTCTCGCTCTCGATACAACCGGCGCCACGCTGAGTGTGGCATTACTTGAGGATCAGACAATCCGTGCCGAGGTCTTTGTCAACACCGGCGATAACCATTCGTTGCATCTGTTGACCGCTATCAAGCATGTTTATGATCTTGTCGGCGCTTCTCCGGAGACGACGGATCTTTTTGTCTGTACACTGGGACCTGGTTCTTTTACAGGGGTGCGCATCGGTGTTGCTACCATCAAGGGGCTGGCGATGGCGACCGGTAAACCGGTGGTTGGTTTCTCTACGCTTTTGGCTTTATCTGCCAACATAGGATCGTTTACCGGACGTATCTGTCCCATCCTGGACGCCCAGCGTAAACAGGTGTATGCTGCCATTTACAAGCTGGACGGCAATTTTATTCCTCAATTGATGCATGAGGAAAGGCTGACTGATTTAGAGGCATTGATCTCTCAAGTAAAGGATGAGGGTAGGGTGTTATTTCTCGGATCAGGGGCGGTAAAATATGCCGACCTGATCAACCGGATGCTGCCGGAAGCGATTATTGCGCCGGTGCAATTTTCTCATGTCCGGGCAAGTATGGTTGGCTTGCTGGGCTTTAGGAAATTCCATGAGGGATACAGTCTGGATGTTCTGACTTTTACTCCCCGCTATTTGCGACTTTCTGAAGCCGAAAGGAAGTTTTTAATGGCTGAAAGCAGCGGCAATATGGAAGTTGACAAGAGTTAG